The following are encoded in a window of Armatimonadota bacterium genomic DNA:
- a CDS encoding cytochrome c oxidase subunit 3 — MATRVAARPRYSRLYLRRLGLWLFLLSEGFLFSALLAARYYLLGLERPEGLNQPLGLAITAVLLASSLTAYRAEAAIARGHRSLFARNTLATVGLGLLFLAGVGVEWAQAFAHFPPGRRVGTIFFTLTGMHALHVASGVALLAGVYLHGRRGRYGPHDYWPVEGAVKYWHFVDVVWVFIYPTLYLVTG; from the coding sequence GTGGCCACCCGCGTCGCCGCCCGCCCCCGCTACAGCCGGCTGTATCTCCGGCGGCTGGGCCTGTGGCTGTTCCTGCTGTCCGAGGGGTTCCTGTTTTCCGCCCTGCTGGCCGCCCGCTACTACCTGCTGGGCCTGGAGCGGCCCGAGGGCCTCAACCAGCCCCTGGGGCTGGCCATCACCGCCGTGCTGCTGGCCAGCAGCCTCACCGCCTACCGCGCCGAAGCGGCCATCGCCCGGGGGCACCGGTCCCTGTTCGCGCGCAACACCCTGGCCACGGTCGGCCTGGGCCTGCTGTTCCTGGCAGGGGTGGGGGTGGAGTGGGCGCAGGCCTTTGCCCACTTTCCCCCCGGCCGGCGGGTGGGGACCATCTTCTTCACCCTGACGGGCATGCACGCCCTGCACGTCGCCAGCGGGGTCGCGTTGCTGGCTGGCGTGTACCTGCACGGGCGCCGGGGTCGGTACGGCCCCCACGACTACTGGCCGGTGGAGGGGGCCGTCAAGTACTGGCACTTCGTGGACGTGGTGTGGGTGTTCATCTACCCCACTTTGTACCTGGTCACCGGCTGA
- a CDS encoding cytochrome C oxidase subunit IV family protein → MDSELAARLRVGTRVLGALLALTVLEVPVAFRVPHPLPWLVLLNLADAALIVWYFMHVADLWRPGEE, encoded by the coding sequence ATGGACTCTGAACTGGCCGCGCGCCTGCGGGTGGGCACGCGGGTGCTGGGCGCCCTGCTGGCGCTCACCGTCCTGGAGGTGCCCGTGGCGTTCCGGGTGCCGCATCCGCTGCCGTGGCTGGTGCTGCTGAACCTGGCCGACGCCGCGCTCATCGTGTGGTACTTCATGCACGTCGCCGATCTGTGGCGCCCCGGGGAGGAGTGA